TGCCGGAGCCCGCATCAACCGCCGCCAAGCCCGCACCACGCGCCAGCACACAGCCGGCGAAAGCGGCCCCCGCGGCACCACCCCTCCCCCCGCCTCCAGGGCAACGCCCCGTGGCCACGGATCAGATGTCGGAGCTCGACCGGATCCGGGCCGAGTTCGACCGATAGATCCCCTTCGGGGATAGGTAATTTCCGCGCGCGCAGCTAATAGCACGGGGCCAATCCCGGCCCCTTTGAGAGGAAACCAATATGACCGAAAACCCCAAACTTCTGATCTCCCATGGCGACAAGGGCGGCACCGGCAAGTCTATGGCCGCAGCCTTGGTACTCGACCACTTCTTGGCAACGGGCGCTCCTGTCCTATTGATCGAGGGCGATGCCGGGATCCCAGACCTTGCCTTGCGTTTTCGCGGGTCGGTGCCCGTGACGCTGGTCAATTTGAATCGGGCCGGCGACGCGGAGACCAGCTTCAACAAACTGGGCAATGTCCTGGAAGCCGCGGCGGCCGCTGGCCAGCATGTCGTAGTCAATATGCCCGCCGGTGCCGGGGACACGATCGACGAACTAGCCCCAGTGCTCTCTGAGATCGTCAGCGCGGTGGGGTATGAACTGGTCGTGACATTCAGTATCGGACCCCACCGCACGAGCACCGATGCGCTCCTGAAATCGCTGGATCGGGGGCTCCTATCCGTGGTGGATCCAACCCGCCGCTCGGTGCTCTTTCCGCTTTTCTTAGGGATCGCCGCGCAGTTTGATTGGAGCAAGTCACCCAGCCGCGCGGACTTTATGAGCGCGGGTGGCAAAGAGGCCGCCATTCCGGCCCTGCGCCCCGACGATCTGCGCGACAAGATCCTGGCCGCGCCGGGGGCATTCTCGGTCCTGGGTGAGGATAAAGCGGCGCTCACGATCACCGAGCGCGCGCTTTTTCGGCGCTGGCTGGCACTCGCGCATGCAGCGATCGCCTCAGTCGTTTAACCCCAAGGCCGGGGTACATTGCGGCCCGTATGGCCCATGATCCCCGGCCCTTCTTAACGAGGAACGGAATATGAGTAATGAGCATACGAACAGCAATGCCCGCGACGCGGCCTTGGGATCCTTACCCCCGGAACTGCGCGAGGCGCTCTTACGCAAGGCCTCCGACTTAGGCGTACACCGCGCGGATGATGTGGTCTGGGCCATGGTCGCCTCCGTGCTCGATGCGACGCTCGCAGCGCAGGTTGCGGGCCAGCACGTCAAGACGCTGGCCCTTGAAACGCAGAAGGTCCCGAACCTGATTTATCAGGGGACGATGAAGGCCGGTGCTGACCTCTCTGCCGCGGTTGCACAGGGGATAGAAAACAAGACCGCCGAGGCAGGCGCCGCGGTGGTCCAGGCGATCGGCGTCGCCGCCAGTCGAGGCGCCCAGGAATTGCAGCGCACGGCGGCAGGGTTGGACAAGCTCGGCCAGGAGAAAGGCGCGGCCTTTGTGGAACAGTGGAAAACGGACTTGGCCCGCGCCGTGGCTGCTCAGGCCAAGAGTTCGCTTGCGTGGCGGTTGGGAAAAGGGTACGGAATCGTCGCGGGCGCTTTGCTCATCATGATGCTGCTGGGTGCCGCCATCGCGGTGGGGGCCGGCGTGTTTGCCCATAAAATTATCGACTCACCCCACGCGCAGTGGCGGGGTCATGAAATCGTTTTCACATCGCCGCACGTGTACCACGTGCAGTGCCAGTGGGGGGTGTGTTTTTCCAGTCGGCCTGCGAGCCAAGGGGGATGAGATATGGATAAATGGTAGAATGTCACGTGATGAGCTTAACCACGTTCGTAAACCGACGCGACGTTGCCAAGAAACTACGGCGACTCCAGGAGCCGGCGCGCAGGCGCCGGGCAGTTGGTCGTGAGCGCAAAAAACGGATTACACTGACCGATGGCCAACGGATACCTATAAGAGTCGAGCCGCGCACCAAAAACTACTCTCTTGTTGGTGCGGCTTTCGACTACCTTCTCCGATTTGAACTCCAACGCCGCACGCCGCACGCCATATCGAGTCCCTGGGTGGCGCAATACGCAGCATATGCCGTAGAGAAGAGACTTGACCCGGAGAGCCCGTGGCGATCTTTATTCGGTTTTTTCGGCATTAACCGAGGTCCGTGGGCCAACCTTGACGCTCTTAAACGAGGGAACTGGATTGTGAGCGAAGGCCTTCCTCCTACCGGATTTCGCCCTCGAAACTCGCTACCCGCTCTACCGCAAGATCTTGCGGACTGCCTTGAGATCAAGGCCGGCATTATTATGGAGGTCCCTATCTGGCCAGGGGACCCGCGGACGCGCCGGATTATGCGACGCGCGACGCCTTTTGAATCTGGTGGACGCACCTGGATTAGGAAGAGCGAGATTATCCGCCGCGTCGGCGCCGCCCTGGCAAACGCAACGCGTGCCGTAGAGAGCTATTGTCAGATGAAAGACCCTACGCCAGACGAACAGGTAGCACTAGCGGCTCACGCTATCCGGCTGGCAAAGCTTGATCTAGTGCGCCGAATAGGGGAACTCATACCGGATTTTGAAGATGCTGACTCGAATGATGTTAAGGACCTAGTCGATCTCTTGGCCATCACGCCTTTTCCGGATCTCTTGCATGATACGACCTTGTTACTGAACCCGTCCTTTGGAGACGCCTCGCGTGCCGTGGGTGGCGCCGACGCAGATTTAATCGTGGGTGACATGTTGGTGGACATCAAGACGACCAAGGACGACGCGATTAAGCCCGAGCACCTTAACCAGCTCTTGGGGTATTTTCTGCTGGCCCGCCGGCACAGGGCCGCCGATCCCACGTTCCCTATCATCAACAGGATCGGGCTCTATTATTCGCGCTATGGTCATCTCCATTCCTTTGACGCGTCCTCCTGGACGGAGCATCCCGCATTCCCTGAGACGGAGCGCTGGTTTTTTGCGAAAATAGAAAAACTGAACCGTCGCTTCACACCGTAAAGGGGATATGCTTATGGATAAGCCGTGTTGCCCATGCTGCGGGGCCCCCATCGACCTCGCGGCATTCCGTTTTGCAACTGCACAACAACATCCGGGCGAGAGGCGCGGCCCGACTGAAATACTCAACAGGGACCCACGACTCGAGAGCAATGCGGGGACATTCAACCAATTCGTGCACTCGGCCCTCATGGCGCCCATCTTTGGCCTCACAAACGACCCCACTATCCCCGCAAGAGTCAGGGCGATATTCGATATAGCCGCGAACCTTGTGTTGTATAGCTGGTTCGTCCGCGAGTTCGCGGCCGTCGGCGTCCTCATGGGCTACGTTGCCCTGGAGGCTGGGCTACGAGGCGCGGACCAAAAGCGTACGCCATTTAGCGCACTCATAAAGGATCACGTTGATCATGAGGCTCTGACAAGCGCCATCATGAGGGAAAGCGTTGTCCGGATTTTCGAAGGTGAAAGCGGGAACCTTGGAGAATACACGGGTTGGCTTGTCCAACATCGCCTTGATGGATGGCAACGGCAAGTCGCCGAAGCTGCGCAACTTCTACACGGGTTGGCTTGTCCAACATCGCCTTGATGGATGGCAACGGCAAGTCGCCGAAGCTGCGCAACTTCGCAACGCCCTGGCGCATGGGAACGAGGAGCTTTTGAGCGCGGCCACCTTCGATGAGGCCGGCAGTCGGCTTCAATTCATCGGCGAGATGATTAACCGGGTCTGCGGAGGCGACTTTCTAAAACTCAAAAGCAGAGCGACCAAGGTAGCGTTCAGACGCCCCTCACCTCCATGAGAAGATCGGGGTGGCGATCCAGTACCCTAAGAAGTTTCACGAGGGCTAATGGCGGTCTCGTCTTACCGGTCTCGTAGCGCGAGAAAGCATTGACGCCCCCGCCGAAGATCTCGGCAGCCTCGCGATGGCGGTCTCGTCTTACCGGTCTCGTAGCGCGAGAAAGCATTGACGCCCCCGCCGAAGATCTCGGCAGCCTCGCGTTGATCAAGGGCGAGCTTCTTGCGCACATGGACAATGAAGGCGGGATCAACGACAGCGGCATTGACCTCCTTGGAAAACGCCCTCATCTCGCGCATGACGCGATCCGATTCGCCGGATTCGAGAATCGCCTCCCCGCATGCCGGACAGAACTCACCCGACACCGCCGGGATGGTAGTGGTCTCACCCTTGTAGGTGTAAGGCAGGTCACGGGTGTCAGGGATCAGTTCCGCACCGCCACATACGGGACATTTCATAATCACAACTCCTTAAACGATACGATCAACACATCGTCGATCACGATCAGTTTCAGATAGACATCACCTGCCGCCGTGTGGGGCCTGTACACATCCTGCCAGATCTTGTGGTCGGCATGTGTGGTCATGCTCTTATAGAAGTCTCCTGACTCCAGGGCCATCACGACCGCAATCATCCCCGCGAGGTCAAAACCCAAGGCCACGGCCCCCACCCGTGCCGTCTGCGTCGTGCGGATCATGCCGGCCTCGACCAAGGTCTTGACGACAGCCAGGGAGCTATGCGGGGTCCGTTTCTCCATGGCGGCATAATAACCTGATTGGTTATTTATGTACACCCGCGACCACCACGGCCCTTGCCACGTCCGCCCTCAGCCCCCCCTTTGGCGTCTCGCACCCAATCGCGCCGCCACGGGCCGCTCCGAGCGGCTGAGCGCGATTCTGTGCCCACTCCTCCAGACAGCGGGAAACACCGCGATGGCCGTCCATCCCCTGTCCGGCCAAGGGGGTTCCCCAAGATTCTCTCCCTGGATGGCAAGCGCCCCAGCGGGGCGCGCACGGAGCTGAGTGCTCAAGGGTTTATGTCGAGATTTTAGGTTATTTGATGGGGGGGGGCATTCGCCTGCTGCTCTGAGCGATTCTAGCTCAGAGCATTCTTCATACTTCTCCTTCTTCTCTCTTGTATTCTTATATTGCGGTCTCAACCGTCGACGGCTAGACCGCTGACGGCTTTCCCGACCACGGTCAACCCGACTACGGTACGAGTGCGTCACGAGACGCGTCATGAGTGCGTCACGTGACGCGTCACGCCATCGACACAAGATCACGTAACCAGTTGATTTGGCGTACTATTGGCAAAACGAAAGGGCGCAGATTTGGCGATTTTTGAACATGCTTACGCGCTACACCGTTCTCTGTTGCGCAATGATCGCGTCATCAAATCACAATCGACATAGCGATCGCTCGGGAAAAATGCCTTACGAATCAATGTTCCGCCAGGTTAGTCATGGGTTCTGTGACGCGTCATGAGTGCGTCACGTGACGCGTCACGCCAGTTGGCAAAAATAAAGGCCGCCGTAGCAGCCTTTTTAGGTGCGTTTTTTCGTCAGGGAGTGGGGTTAAAAATGATGCGCCAGACCCATCGGCCGCCGGGCCCGGTCGGGGATTTGGAGCGGTGGAGATAACCCGCGGCTTCCAGTTCCCGCGCGATCCGCAGCCATTTGTCCTGACCCACCCCCAACCGCTTTTTTAGAGAAAACACAGAGATCTGAAAGCCTGGCGCCATAGTGGCCAGCCATGCGGCCACGGCGCGGGTGTCCAGCCCCAGGCCCTCATCCTCCAGCAACCCGCGGGGCACGATTCCATACCGGTCGTTCTCTCCCAGGTCTCGCTCGATCACCCCTCCCTGGTGTGATATTTCGATTCGCTGATCGTGTACAAGCACTCGCTCTTCTCCTATCTGATTTGCCCGTCGCACAAAATGAGAGCGGAGAGCGGAAGGCCGGGGCGCGAACCCCGGCCTCCCCTTCACCACCGGGGCGCCGCGATGACCGCGATATCCTCGTCGCTCAGGGCCGCCAGCCACGCGGCCAGCATGCAGTCAAAATCGTGGGTTGTTGTTTTTG
The DNA window shown above is from Acidiferrobacter sp. SPIII_3 and carries:
- a CDS encoding type II toxin-antitoxin system MqsR family toxin; its protein translation is MEKRTPHSSLAVVKTLVEAGMIRTTQTARVGAVALGFDLAGMIAVVMALESGDFYKSMTTHADHKIWQDVYRPHTAAGDVYLKLIVIDDVLIVSFKEL